The following are from one region of the Biomphalaria glabrata chromosome 4, xgBioGlab47.1, whole genome shotgun sequence genome:
- the LOC129925946 gene encoding uncharacterized protein LOC129925946, translated as MDRIFRPENFDIEPIAPQAAEHWQHWYETFKNFISVVSVDNLDTKKLLINYISPAVYQMILDKETFDEAIQTLNGIYIQPKNEVFARHRLATCKQEQCETIDAYMQKLRILSKDCNFRAVTAEQHREEAIRDSFINGLVSNSIRKRLLEKTVLSLKDAFEESRLLEHAYQHSLQYESSQRKLIARQLLSPILRPHPCQM; from the coding sequence ATGGATAGGATATTTCGCCCAGAGAATTTTGACATCGAGCCCATAGCACCTCAAGCAGCAGAGCATTGGCAGCACTGGTATGAAAcgtttaaaaattttatatcaGTAGTATCAGTAGACAATCTTGATACTAAGAAACTACTGATAAACTATATCTCTCCTGCTGTATATCAAATGATACTTGATAAAGAGACATTTGATGAAGCAATCCAGACTCTAAATGGCATCTACATTCAACCAAAGAATGAGGTGTTTGCTAGGCACAGGTTAGCTACTTGCAAACAAGAGCAATGTGAAACGATAGACGCCTACATGCAGAAATTAAGAATTCTATCCAAAGATTGCAACTTCAGAGCGGTGACTGCTGAACAACACCGAGAAGAGGCTATTAGAGATTCGTTTATCAATGGACTAGTGTCCAACAGCATTCGAAAACGTTTACTTGAAAAgactgttttgagtttaaaggacGCCTTCGAGGAGTCTCGCTTACTAGAACATGCTTATCAGCACTCATTACAGTATGAATCATCACAGCGGAAACTAATTGCGCGGCAACTACTCTCACCAATTCTTCGGCCACACCCTTGCCAAATGTAA